Proteins encoded within one genomic window of Vanrija pseudolonga chromosome 3, complete sequence:
- the OsI_11177 gene encoding U2 small nuclear ribonucleoprotein B'', translating into MAFAAPSPTLFVGNLEGKTKKPELRSQLYALFTPYGRVIDIVAKKNDGGRGQAFVVFEEQAAATAALRGLTNEKFYLRDLRISYARNPSNATLARTNPALSKEAAAVAAAKLVVSHAQSEYEQLEKERDAAASGGKRELEAGDDQPAAKRARHDEDEDEMEIEMEDDDDVAGGGVSVVCTNLPAECSEDIMGALFSQYPGFTRATALPASFATPASHPKPNAGARSFRATFASRAQAEAAVAPLSGYVMQPGWEMAISIE; encoded by the exons ATGGCGTTCGCTGCCCCATCACCTACGCTCTTCGTCGGCAacctcgagggcaagacGAAAAAGCCAGAACTGCGGTCGCAGCTGTATGCGCTGTTTACGCCGTACGGGCgcgt GATTGACATCGTCGCGAAGAAGaacgacggcgggcgcggaCAGGCGTTCGTCGTGTTCGAGGAGCAGGctgccgcgacggccgcgctgcgcgggcTGACGAACGAAAAGTTCTACCTGAGAGATCTG CGTATCTCGTACGCGCGGAATCCGTCCAACGCGACGCTGGCACGGACAAACCCCGCGCTGTCGAaggaggcggcagcggtcgCGGCTGCCAAGCTGGTCGTGTCGCACGCGCAGAGCGAGtacgagcagctcgagaaggagcgcgatGCGGCCGCTTCGGGCGGAAagcgcgagcttgaggccggcgacgaccagccggccgccaagcgcgcccgccacgacgaggacgaggacgagatggagattgagatggaggacgacgacgacgtcgcgggcGGTGGAGTGAGCGTCGTGTGCACCAACCTCCCGGCCGAGTGCAGCGAGGACATCATGGGCGCGCTGTTCAGCCA ATACCCAGGCTTCACCCGCGCAACGGCCCTCCCGGCCTCCTTTGCGACACCAGCATCCCACCCCAAGCccaacgccggcgcgcgctcgttcCGCGCCACGTTCGCGTCCCgcgcccaggccgaggcggccgtcgcgcccctCAGCGGGTACGTCATGCAGCCTGGGTGGGAGATGGCCATCTCGATTGAATAG
- the lag1 gene encoding Sphingosine N-acyltransferase lag1: MTALIPRSLQPFCTLSYPVPANVDGRHVTLYDKGINDVYFVIGVAIGLTALRHLLMMWVFYPIGRLVVPLPALESHKGQSTSATVKQKRSQDRKHHHNLVRFAEQAWSLGYCTFTWTLSTIVLRSVPNYTSPEELWGTYPFFPIPALTKFVYLLQLGWWNHQIYVINAEKRRKDHWQMFGHHVLTIALMSTSYYGNFTRVGVLVHWLMDGADIFLPLAKILRYMDFATACDATFVMFLLVWVFSRQIGLFLVTRSAYVQAPKFLPFEHNPAKGYYFSRNAWIMFVCMLSLLLCLCTLWFYMAVMVAVRVVRGQGAADVRSDDEDDGEDDVPDDDSVDTPIRTPDTDSSVNALHNSFASQAATALKNGSDDVDLRKRR; the protein is encoded by the exons atgaCCGCGCTCATCCCCCGATCACTGCAACCCTTCTGCACGCTCTCATACCCCGTCCCCGCCAACGTTGACGGCCGGCACGTCACGCTCTACGACAAGGGCATCAACGATGTCTACTTTGTCATTGGGGTGGCGATTGGCCTCACAGCCCTCAGACATTTGTTGATGATGTGGGTCTTCTACCCGATCGGACGCCTCGTCGTACCACTCCCAGCACTCGAGTCGCACAAGGGGCAGAGTACGTCTGCTACCGTCAAGCAGAAGCGCTCTCAGGACCGcaagcaccaccacaatcTCGTCCGATTTGCCGAGCAGGCATGGAGCTTGGGTTACTGCACGTTTACGTGGACGTTGAGTACG ATCGTTCTTCGCAGCGTCCCCAACTACACGTCGCCAGAGGAGCTCTGGGGCACATACCCCTTCTTCCCCATCCCGGCCCTCACCAAGTTTGTTTACCTCCTCCAGCTGGGCTGGTGGAACCACCAGATCTACGTCATCAACGCAGAGAAGCGCCGCAAGGACCACTGGCAAATGTTTGGCCACCACGTCCTCACCATTGCCCTCATGTCCACGTCCTACTATGGCAACTTTACCCGCGTCGGTGTGCTCGTTCACTGGCTCATGGACGGTGCCGACATTTTCCTCCCGCTGGCCAAGATTCTCCGCTACATGGACTTTGCGACGGCATGCGACGCGACCTTTGTCATGTTCCTCCTCGTCTGGGTCTTCTCTCGCCAGATtggcctcttcctcgtcacACGCTCGGCCTATGTCCAGGCGCCCAAGTTCCTCCCCTTTGAGCACAACCCCGCCAAGGGCTACTACTTCAGCCGCAACGCGTGGATCATGTTCGTCTGCATgctcagcctcctcctctgcctctgcACCCTGTGGTTCTACATGGCCGTCATGGTCGCCGTGAGGGTCGTCCGCGGCCAGggtgccgccgacgtgcgctcggacgacgaggacgacggcgaggacgatgtgcccgacgacgacagcgtcgaCACTCCTATCCGCACTCCCGACACGGACTCTTCGGTGAATGCTCTTCACAACAGCTTTGCCAGCCAGGCGGCCACTGCCCTGAAGAATGGCAgtgacgacgtcgacctgcGGAAGCGCAGGTGA
- the YNL247W gene encoding Cysteine--tRNA ligase, whose product MTSRLRQLSYSLLPTLPLRTLPSSTSLRLSFTRSMTATPPQQASSSAMPEWQVPRKTIEEPVLRVYNSLTRTKDEFIPLKGRQVDWYNCGPTVYDASHMGHARNYLTQDIVRRILQDYFGYDVNFVMNVTDIDDKIILRARESYLLNETVEKNPALTPELVATARKAFAAFLPKVVKSLPSPVNAPNGDDALEYFKAIAERDSSDAEFARAAREKEEKFGLYISALTTARDAILAAEKSLSTPTKEFVDATAYVLGPYLGDTLGDTIKDPRAVSRNLAAHWEESFFNDMRRLRALPPDNITRVSEYVPEIVTFIEGIIKNGFAYEAEGSVWFDVGKFEGAQGDGFRHEYAKLQPNSKGNKKLLDEGEGALTGNKGKRQSADFALWKARSKPGEPAWPSPWGEGRPGWHIECSVMASEVLGTQMDIHSGGVDLMFPHHDNELAQSEAYHGCRQWVNYFLHTGHLHIEGLKMSKSLKNFISIDDALRDYTARQLRLAFMLQTWNSKMDFKKDLVSDVKTKEETLDNFFTNVKARISERAARAQESDGKHHYDELEKALVADFHKAQREFRSALCDSFNTPVAVNVILDLVNKVNIYFAARGRDYNIAPVRSIAQWVTRQLKMFGLGEGSAVADATAVGWGKEGEEGGSGDLDAKLDKYIRAIASFRDDVRKLAIAGADPKETLILSDRFRDQDLVNLGIQLDDGQGADGGALYKLVDPAVLIRAREEKAHAAADKAAKKAATAAAAEAKRIAQLEKGRVPPNMLFRPPQVPDNAFSKWDENGIPTVDGEGNDVSKGASKKYLKEFKAQEKLHEAFKEWEAKERQQ is encoded by the exons ATGACCTCGAGACTCCGACAACTCTCCTACAGCCTACTCCCCACTCTTCCTCTTCGCACCCTTCCTTCTTCTACCTCACTCCGCCTCAGCTTCACGCGCAGCATGACCGCCACACCTCCTCAGCaggcgtcgtcctcggccatgCCTGAGTGGCAGGTCCCCCGCAAGACCATCGAGGAGCCCGTGCTCCGCGTCTACAACTCGCTCACCCGTACAAAGGACGAGTTCATCCCCTTGAAGGGCCGCCAGGTCGACTGGTACAACTGTGGACCTACCGTCTACGACGCGTCGCACATGGGCCATGCGCG CAACTATCTCACCCAGGACATTGTCCGCCGTATCCTCCAGGACTACTTTGGCTACGATGTCAACTTTGTGATGAACGTCACTGACATTGACGACAAG ATCATCCTACGCGCTCGCGAGTCGTACCTCTTGAACGAGACGGTCGAGAAGAACCCTGCGCTCacgcccgagctcgtcgccacgGCCAGGAAAGCCTTCGCCGCCTTTCTCCCCAAGGTGGTCAAGTCATTGCCGTCGCCCGTCAACGCCCCCAACGGCGACGATGCGCTCGAGTACTTCAAGGCTATCGCCGAGAGGGATTcctccgacgccgagtttgcgcgtgccgcccgcgagaaggaggagaagtTTGGTCTCTAcatctcggccttgacgacTGCCCGCGACGCCATCCTTGCCGCTGAGAAGAGCTTGTCGACCCCTACCAAGGAGTTTGTCGACGCCACTGCCTACGTCCTCGGCCCTTACCTTGGTGACACGCTCGGTGACACCATCAAGGACCCCCGTGCCGTCTCGcgcaacctcgccgcccactgGGAGGAGTCGTTCTTCAACGACATGCGCCGCCTCCGTGCCCTGCCCCCAGACAACATCACCCGCGTGTCCGAGTACGTGCCCGAGATTGTTACCTTCATCGAGGGTATCATCAAGAACGGCTTTGcgtacgaggccgagggcagcgtCTGGTTCGACGTCGGCAAGTTTGAGGGCGCGCAGGGCGATGGCTTCCGCCACGAGTACGCCAAGCTCCAGCCCAACAGCAAGGGCAACAAGAAGCTCCTTGACGAGGGTGAAGGTGCGCTCACTGGAAACAAGGGCAAGCGCCAGTCGGCCGACTTTGCCCTCTGGAAGGCTCGTTCCAAGCCAGGAGAGCCGGCTTGGCCTTCGCCTTGGGGTGAGGGTCGCCCTGGCTGGCACATTGAGTGCTCGGTCATGGCCTCGGAGGTGCTCGGCACCCAGATGGACATCCACTCGGGCGGTGTCGACCTCATGTTCCCCCACCACGacaacgagctcgcccagTCCGAGGCGTACCACGGCTGCCGCCAGTGGGTCAACTACTTCCTCCACACTGGCCACCTCCACATTGAGGGTCTCAAGATGAGCAAGTCGTTGAAGAACTTCATCTCCATCGACGACGCATTGAGAGACTACACTGCTCGCCAGCTGCGTCTGGCCTTCATGCTCCAGACCTGGAACTCCAAGATGGACTTCAAGAAGGACCTCGTCTCAGATGTcaagaccaaggaggagacCCTTGACAACTTCTTCACCAACGTCAAGGCTCGTATCTCCGAGAGGGCTGCGCGTGCTCAGGAGAGCGACGGCAAGCACCActacgacgagctcgagaaggctCTTGTTGCCGA CTTCCACAAGGCCCAGCGCGAGTTCCGCTCTGCCCTCTGCGACTCGTTCAACACCCCTGTCGCTGTCAATGTCATCCTCGACCTTGTTAACAAGGTCAACATCTACTTTGCtgcccgcggccgcgacTACAACATCGCCCCTGTGCGCTCCATTGCCCAGTGGGTCACTCGCCAGCTCAAGATGttcggccttggcgagggctcggccgtcgccgatgcCACTGCTGTCGGATggggcaaggagggcgaggagggtggctctggtgacctcgacgccaagctcgacaagtACATTCGTGCCATCGCCTCGTTCCGTGACGACGTTCGCAAGCTCGCTattgccggcgccgaccccaagGAGACTCTGATTCTCTCGGACCGCTTCCGTGACCAGGACCTTGTCAACCTCGGTATTCAGCTTGACGACGGCCAGGGTGCGGACGGTGGTGCGCTGTACAAGCTTGTCGACCCCGCTGTCCTTATCCGTGCGCGTGAGGAGAAGGCACATGCTGCCGCCGATaaggccgccaagaaggccgccactgccgccgccgctgaggcCAAGCGCATCGCTCAGCTCGAGAAGGGCCGCGTGCCCCCGAACATGCTCTTCCGTCCTCCCCAGGTTCCCGACAATGCGTTCTCAAAGTGGGACGAGAACGGCATTCCTACGGTTGATGGCGAGGGCAACGACGTGAGCAAGGGCGCGAGCAAAAAGTACCTCAAGGAGTTCAAGGCGCAGGAGAAGCTGCACGAGGCGTTCAAGGAGTGGGAGGCCAAGGAGAGGCAGCAGTAG
- the ERV25 gene encoding Endoplasmic reticulum vesicle protein 25 → MLRSSSIFFVLSLAVALLWRAPLAQAIKFELGPTEPGEPVWNFAPGNTLVIVTANVPDIPGTRVDVDIVDGSQNSNVYLSKKNIAGETRMAITTHESADVGVCLTHVDLDHSDGLQSRTVDLDVDIGAEAVDYNAIANQESLGLLEVEMRKLEDVVKEIVDEMGYLQRREMRMRDTNESTNERVKWFSIGITVGIVALGAWQIFHLRSFFKRKYLID, encoded by the exons ATGTTGAGATCCTCGTCCATCTTCTTCGtcctctcgctcgccgtgGCCCTCCTGTGGCGGGCACCACTGGCCCAGGCCATCAAGTTTGAGCTCGGCCCCACCGAGCCTGGAGAGCC CGTTTGGAACTTTGCGCCTGGAAATACCCTCGTCATTGTCACGGCCAATGTGCCCGACATTCCGGgcacgcgcgtcgacgtcgacattgtcgacggcTCGCAGAACAGCAATGTCTACCTGTCCAAGAAG AACATTGCGGGCGAGACTCGTATGGCGATTACAACGCACGAGTCTGCAGACGTCGGCGTCTGCCTGACCCATGTTGATCTCGACC ACTCGGACGGCCTGCAGTCACGCACTgttgacctcgacgtcgacattggcgccgaggcagtCGACTACAA CGCGATCGCCAACCAGGAGTCTCTGGgtctcctcgaggtcgagatgcgcaagctcgaggacgtggtgaaggagattgtcgacgaGATGGGCTACCTCCAGCGCCGTGAGATGCGCATGCGCGACACGAacg AGAGCACAAATGAGCGTGTCAAGTGGTTCTCTATTGGCATTACTGTTGGCATtgttgccctcggcgcgtggCAGATCTTCCACCTGCGGTCGTTCTTCAAGCGCAAGTACCTCATTGACTAG
- the mtr_6 gene encoding N amino acid transport system protein, producing MSISYDKHDKEKTGGLGHGGSTVDVTTAAANTKGGYSDVVVHDAVFGDLESGGPNFRGVSAPGAFVLMTKANFGLGVLGIPSVFHTLGLVPGIIAICGIQFIYAWCASFIGQTKLIHPEIYSLADAAFIFGGKIGREVFCAIFIIFFIFCGSGAIIGVSTALNAVSSHGACTAVFIAVAAVVGLILSSIRTLSKVSWVGWAGLVSILSAILTVTVAVGRQARPAEAPQTGPWDKGFLIIGRPSFAEAMGAINVILFSSASSPIYYGIISEMRDPRKYPKAMYPCYAFLTGVYLIIGAVVYYFCGQYVANPALGSAGLLLKKICYGLALPGLCASMTIFNHVSAKLVFVRILGGTKHLTSNTWQHWTTWLGSTTSCIIVAYIIASAIPNFGSIISLVGALFCPISAMAPMMLSWIHDNVRANPNRLTSRQRIIFAVNIVFLIFCVFFTGAGTYAAIKDIISGGNNGGPWSCDNNSGATH from the exons atGTCTATCAGCTACGACAAGCACGACAAGGAGAAGACGGGCGGCCTCGGACACGGCGGCTCCACCGTCGACGTGACCACCGCGGCCGCGAACACGAAGGGCGGGTACTCTGACGTTGTTGTCCACGACGCCGTGttcggcgacctcgagagcGGCGGCCCCAACTTCCGCGGCGTGTCCGCGCCCGGCGCGTTCGTGCTCATGACCAAGGCAAacttcggcctcggcgtgctcggcatCCCGTCCGTCTTCCacacgctcggcctcgtccccggCATCATCGCCATCTGCGGCATCCAGTTCATCTACGCGTGGTGCGCGTCCTTCATCGGCCAGACCAAGCTTATCCACCCCGAGATctactcgctcgccgacgccgccttcATCTTCGGCGGCAAGATCGGGCGTGAGGTCTTCTGCGCCATCTTCATCATTT TCTTCATCTTCTGTGGCTCGGGCGCCATTATCGGCGTGTCGACCGCCCTCAACGCCGTCTCGTCCCACGGCGCATGCACGGCCGtcttcatcgccgtcgccgccgttgtcggcCTCATCCTCTCGTCCATCCGCACGCTCTCCAAGGTGTCCTGGGTCGGCTGGGCAGGCCTCGTGTCCATCCTCTCGGCCATTTTGACCGTCACCGTGGCCGTCGGCCGCCAGGCTCgccccgccgaggcgcccCAGACCGGCCCCTGGGACAAGGGCTTCCTCATCATCGGCCGCCCGTCCTTTGCCGAGGCCATGGGTGCCATCAACGTCATCCTCTTctcgtccgcctcctcgcccatctACTACGGCATCATCTCGGAGATGCGCGACCCCAGGAAGTACCCCAAGGCCATGTACCCGTGCTACGCCTTCCTCACCGGCGTGTACCTCAtcatcggcgccgtcgtctaCTACTTCTGTGGCCAGTACgtcgccaaccccgccctcggctcggccggTCTCCTCCTCAAGAAGATCTGCtacggcctcgccctccccggTCTCTGCGCCTCGATGACCATCTTCAACCACGTCTCGGCCAAGCTCGTCTTTGTCCGCATCCTAGGCGGTACAAAGCACCTCACCAGCAACACGTGGCAGCACTGGACCACCTGGCTCGGCAGCACGACCTCGTGCATCATCGTCGCGTACATCATCGCCTCGGCCATCCCCAACTTTGGCTCCATCATCTCGCTTGTCGGTGCCCTCTTCTGCCCCATCTCCGCCATGGCCCCCATGATGCTCTCGTGGATCCACGACAACGTCCGCGCCAACCCCAACCGCCTCACCAGCCGCCAGAGAATCATCTTTGCCGTCAACATTGTCTTCCTCATCTTCTGTGTCTTCTTCACCGGTGCTGGCACCTACGCTGCCATCAAGGACATTATCAGCGGCGGTAACAACGGTGGCCCCTGGTCGTGCGACAACAACTCGGGTGCCACGCACTAA
- the rpa49 gene encoding DNA-directed RNA polymerase I subunit rpa49, with the protein MASSSQDQTKKSKKRKSMASNGIASEVNVVVAESSTGVGPAFVNFPSVRPSSKTPFQIYSRDPSATTEDITKQRTIIAGETDDVEYFSTNRDYNTSGEGSDCQYVPALYDPSTKTLHVHQSTPLYLLAHRVKRMREAPLLSTGPSAEAMQWKVKRNDLGEAFGTRKAKSQIKAEERNKVDINAMQGVRGNLMQSIGGKEAKEEGPVPPSELIPVPNLETSNPAEVYSRDAIIPPAEWSSMNVTPITQATDDRGRSAALPYRRSRWIEDKLRVAVSAPSSTRKNSLRMLYYLACLLQFYNFAGQLSKTSKSELPAKFPGVPQQVLNGLLTRFAEPQGKQFTVTEKTKTKLLAWICVCYLACDGWSVDISRVARDLSLTPAKVTDMFKSLGCSADLASTAEREKLGVSQADAAKLRRAVLKAPVKFPKIKRRGPTKR; encoded by the exons ATGGCGTCAAGCTCACAAGACCAGACCAAAAAGtccaagaagcgcaagtcgATGGCCAGCAATGGCATCGCGAGCGAagtcaacgtcgtcgtcgccgagtcgTCCACAGGGGTCGGCCCTGCCTTCG TCAACTTCCCCTCTGTTCGTCCCAGCTCAAAGACGCCCTTCCAGATCTACTCGCGCGACCCCTCCGCCACGACCGAGGACATCACCAAGCAGCGCACTATAATCGCGGGTGAaaccgacgacgtcgagtacTTCTCGACCAACCGGGACTACAACACGAGCGGCGAGGGAAGCGACTGCCA GTATGTTCCCGCCCTCTACGACCCCTCCACCAAGACTCTGCATGTCCACCAATCCACTCCCCTCtacctcctcgcgcaccgcgtcaAGCGCATGCGGGAAGCACCTCTCCTGTCAACAGGGCCCAGTGCAGAGGCTATGCAGTGGAAGGTGAAGCGTAACGATCTCGGTGAGGCGTTCGGAAcgcgcaaggccaagagccagatcaaggccgaggagaggAACAAGGTCGACATCAACGCCATGCAGGGCGTCCGCGGTAACCTCATGCAGAGCATTGGAGGCAAGGAGGcgaaggaggagg GCCCCGTCCCTCCATCCGAGTTAATTCCCGTGCCCAACCTCGAGACCAGCAACCCTGCCGAGGTGTACTCCCGCGACGCGATCATTCCCCCTGCCGAGTGGAGCTCCATGAACGTCACCCCTATCACCCAGGCTACCGACGACCGGGGTCGTTCGGCCGCGCTGCCATACCGCCGAAGCCGGTGGATCGAGGACAAGCTCCGCGTGGCTGTCAGCGCTCCTTCGTCGACAAGGAAGAACAGCTT GCGCATGCTCTACTACCTCGCCTGTCTCCTCCAGTTCTACAACTTCGCCGGCCAGCTCTCCAAGACCTCCAAGTCTGAGCTTCCTGCCAAGTTCCCTGGCGTGCCTCAGCAGGTTCTGAACGGCCTGCTCACCCGCTTCGCCGAGCCCCAGGGCAAGCAGTTCACCGTCACCGAGAAGACCAAGACCAAGCTGCTCGCTTGGATCTGTGTCTGCTACCTTGCATGCGACGGCTGGTCGGTCGACATCAGCAGAGTGGCCCGCGACCTCTCCCTCACGCCTGCAAAGGTCACGGACATGTTCAAGTCGCTCGGCTGCTCGGCCGACCTCGCGTCCACGGCTGAGCGTGAGAAGCTTGGCGTGTCgcaggccgacgcggccaagctccGCCGTGCTGTCCTCAAGGCGCCGGTCAAGTTCCCCAAGATTAAGCGCCGCGGTCCCACAAAGCGATAG